Part of the Falco peregrinus isolate bFalPer1 chromosome 15, bFalPer1.pri, whole genome shotgun sequence genome, CAAAAATCTCCATGCCACGGTGCTCAACAGCATCATGGAGCACAGTCCCTCCATGCCATAGGGACAGCACAGGCTAGAGGGCCGTATCCCACCCCCACAGCTGTCCTGTCCCTCCCAGGAGCTGATCCGAACCCCGGTCTCCTGGAGGTGTGTGTTGGTAGagccccttctccctctgctttaCAGAGCAAGAGCCCATCAACGTGCTCGGGATTGTCTTGGGTGTCGGGCTGGCCTTGCTGATCCTGGTGCTTTTTGGCTACACCTTGGTCCGGTGGTACAAGAGGGGCCAGTGCTGGCACGGTGAGtaggggcagagctggggacaggcagcagcagggagggctcAAAAGAAAAGGGCTGCAGTGCTCAGGATGTGGGAAGCACACCTGACACTTGCTGGTCCCCCTGGGCTGGGGAAACCTGCGTGCACAGTGGCTTCGGGGCAAGCTGGGAGCATGCGGAGGCCGAGGAGGGGGATGCACAGTGATGCCCTGGTGCGGCTGGCTGTCCCGCTGGCTGCCCTGCTCATTGCCACGTCACTGTAGCAAAGCAAAGGTGAGTCCGTGGCACTGTGTGGCTCTGACACTGCTCCTTCCTACCCCCCCAGGGCCTGACTTCGTCTTCAACCTCTATCACACCCGGTGAGTGAGgggcctggggtgggctgggtgctcCCCTCACACAGCACTGAGGTGTCGCCAACCCTTGCCAGTCCCAAATCCgctgagctctgctgtttgCAGGTGCTGCCTCCCCAGGACAGGTGCCctgaggggggctgggggaggagggcaggcagctcaCTGACACTTATGCCTTCCCTGCAGTGGGCTGGGGTCGGTGGAGCTGGTGCCACCTTTCAGCATCAGCGGCTCACTgagcggggctgggagcagctaTGTGCCTTTCTGCAACAGGGGGCCTTgaggcaggagccaggctggTGTGCAGGTAGGACATcaccctgcttctccctgcctggTGGTGGGTGAGGGGATCCCCGGCTGTGTACCTCCCCCAGGACAACCCATGCAGGTGCCCCGCAatgcccaggagcagctggtgTGTGGGGTGGCTGTAGCACTGAGTGCCTCTGTGGTGGGGAGTCCAGGTGCTGGGTGAGGGTGCTGTGCCCCGGAGGCTCCACGCCTCTTTGTAGCCCCTGGTCATTGCAGCTTTCCCTGGGATAGTCCTAAGGCTTTTCCTGCAGAAGCCGGTGGGGCATCAGGGGCTTTCCCTGGGCTCTGGTTTTGTTCCCCCCATGCAGGTTTTGGTTTCCATTTCCATCCCCACGATCctcagcctggggctgggcacgCAGCTGGGGCGAAggcagctcagggctggggctggagcccacGTGCCCCCTGCACCGCTTCCCCTTTCTGCCTCACATCCCCCttccagcagcaacagaaagagCAACCAAAATCAGCTAGGGGGGGAAGTCCTCTGTtcttgcttctttaaaaaaccaGCTGCTACATACGCTGGATTTCTACCGAAACTGTAACAAGGAGGTTTCAGTTTTTGAAGAGCTTCTCcatctgctccctgcagctgcatttctcttgctgctccccattcccccccccccccccccccgccccggccatGGGCATTGCTGGAGGGTGCCTGAGGCCAGCTGCCatccctgtgctggtgcagcctCCCCTTGCTTGGGATGGAGGAAGAGGGTTCTGCCTTATCCCAGGCTTCCTCAGCATGAACCCTGGAGAGAAAAgccaccttccccagggctcagaGACACCCCAGCCCTtgccaccagccagctgcaTGCCCAGGAGACCTTGGGCCAGGCTGCTGGTGAGCAGGGCAGTGGGAGTGTGGGGAGCCAGCTGGGAAGGATGGCGGTGAGCCACGGAACTGGATGGCTGGTTTTGTGCAATAGGGGAAAACGCCATAAGGAAATGAGACTGCTTCTCAGACTTCCCTTCTCAGTCGAGTATCTGGACCAATGTGGAAATTTGTCCTTCACACCGATAGTGTAAGGAAACATCTCAGAAAGCCCCTGTGGTCTTTATCATGGCTTTCTCATGCCAGCCACCTTCAACCTCGGCAAAGCAAGTGGCTGTGGAAGTGCCTGAAGCACGAGACCAGCCCTGACAAAATTGCTGTGGCCCTTGGGGAGGgacccacacacacactaagTGGGGGCAGACCAGGCATGGGGCTTTGGGACTGTTTCTTTGCAAACTGTTTTCTccgaaggaaaacaaaaagagactCGGGAGACCACACGGCTCTGTATGGGGAAACCGGTGAGGATGGAGTGGAGAGCTCCAGTCTGCACCCCAGCTTgcaagggggctgggggctggccaCAAGCCTCCCGGCTTCTccttccctgtgcccccccacaCTGCTCCATGCAGGGtttgtgcagtgctgggggctcCGTTGCCTTGTTGTTGGAAATGTTGGAAACATCTGCAtaggctggtgctgggggaggaaAGGTGTTTGCAGGGTGCAGCCCCTTGCTGGGGGGTGCAGTGTTCCCTGCTGCGAagaggagcaggaagaggagagcCACTTGCAAGAGGAGTGGGAGCTGAATGTCCTCTGTGTGTTAGGCTGTGACTTAATTCAGGAAAATATGAGCATCTGGGATTTCCATAGAGTCGGAGGGACTGTACATACTCTCAGCTACCAAAGCCAAAGCGTGTGGTCTGTGGTTTTCTGGCAAACTCATCTGGGTTTCGTTGAAAGGAGAAGCCTGGCTGCTCATGAAGGGGGAGGGAAACGCTGCCTCTGTCAGCCTTGGGTGCTGCCGCTGGATGCTGCCGGCTGGAGCTTTCCACAGTGAGCAGGAACcggcagcacccagcactgcacgGGATCCGGCCACACAGCTTGACGTCAGgagcattgaaaaaaaaaaaatgttatgcttAATTTTCGTGACTCCATTTTCCAGAGGaagttgaaaaaaagaaagcaaaaaaaaaaaaccaaccaccaactCCCAAAATACCCTGAGGTAGAAGAGCTGGTGGAAATGGAAGGATGGAAGGGCAGGAGGACACACATGGACGGCATCGGTGGTGTCACTGCAGCGGGGCACCCACCATGGCCAGCAGCCAGGCCCTCCATGTGATGCAAGTATGTTCATTGCAAGTATCTTCAGTGCAAGTAGTGTAACATCAGGTGTAACACGGAAATGTAGCAATGCGTCAACAACCTTTCTCCTGACTGCAGCGATTCTTGTTTTCACCTGATAAAAAGTACTTCCCAGAGCTGGGTTTCCACTAACAGTTTTAACGGGACTATCCCACCGTGAAGGTTCTTGGAAACTAAGTGACTCTTGGAAAAACTCCAAGTGACCTGGCAGCAGTGAAATGTAGCCCACGGTAAGTTGCTCCCATCTCATGCCTATTTCCATTCTGACAGAAACTATCCCCCTGCCCTCCAGTTTCAACTTGTTCCGCTCTGCCCTGGAGCTGCTCCTGTCCCTCACTGGTGCGGGATGTGCTCCATGCCCAGTGCGCCCCTGTGAAATCACCCCAAGCTGCCCAgctccttttccctgctgctcctccagtgCCTGCATCCACGATGCAACACCTGCCTGGGACAAACACCCTGATCCTCAGATGAGTGTGAAACTCTCAGTGGGCtggctttgctctttttttccagttgtaaCGTGGGAATGCTCTTCCCTGTATGAGGCAAAGGCACATTGCCCTTTGCTGCAAGGAAAAGTCCGTATCTGAAAACGGAAAGCACGGCTTGACCTTGGAGGAGGATGTACAGATGAACAGACCAAATAAATAACACCACATCCTTTCTGTATTTACAAATTAACATCCTTTCTgtatttacaaattaaatagaataaataatGTCTGTATGCAATAGTGGCAAAACGTGGACCATAGTGTGAGTAGGGCTGCCCTGGCTTGTGCTGGGCTCATATGGCTGTTGCTGCATGCATCCTGCACCCTGCCAGAGCTAGCCAGTGCTCTGGCTCTCTGCCAGAGGATGCTGAAGGGTGTCTGTAGGGTCAGGAAAGTCCCTCGCTCCCTCTGAGTGAGGCCAGCCAGGGTGGGAGCTCcatgctcccagcagcaggatggctgACGTCAGGCTGCTCTTCACTTCTGGTATCTGTTGTGAAAGGTTTACGTGGCATCAGCTGGAGGAGCCTGACGTCAGCTGGAGGAGCGCGGTCTCTCGCCTGTGGAATGGGGAAACAGggaagcaaagcacagcactggccCCAAACCCAGGGGCTGCGTGCCCTGTGCTGCGTTGCTGGGGAGGTCAGGCAAGGCAGGATTGCCCTTTGGAAACATCCTGGTGTGTATCCTTGGGCTTGGTGGTTGGAGGAGGTGGGGACAAgcccctccagcacagcccatcCCTGTGTCTCATCGGTTTTatgctggggactggctggagGAAGGTGCAGGGCGCACTGGGGGCTGGCCACAGCGGTGCCAGGGCCAAAGCAGCCCCTGAAGGAGCTAAACTGGTGCTTCTTGGGTGAGTCTCGGACAGGGCACCGCTCAGTTTGATGCATTAACATTCAGAGGGTGGTGGTAGCTTATCGGAGGAGCTGCTCCCTGTGGGCAGTGGCTAGAAGAGGTAGTTGGGTCAGCACggcaggctggcaggcaccCACTGCCCAGCACGGGGTCAGCTCACAGGCGGCTGTCCTTGCTGTCCCCGTTGAGCAGGCTCAGGGGATTCATCTGCAGCGTGAGCCACTGGTTGGTGCTGAGGCTGGAGATGAGGGGCAGCGTCCCCAGGAGGTCGGTGTTGATGATGCTTGGGTCAAAGGGAGCTTTCAGGAGCTCAGGGCTGGCTTTGGAGACTAAGGGAGCACCTGGATCCCCATAGCTCAGCAGAGTGGGGACTTGGGGCCCCACCTGGCTGGAAAAGTCCCAGGCAGTGGGCTCCTGAGGGGGCCCCCGTGGagcaaggtcctgcacgtggcTGCGAGGAATCCCGGCGGTGGACTGCTTCAAATATCCTTTGGCTACAGCCAGCTCGGAGCACTCTACATCCAACACAATGTCAGCACTGCCTGGGCCCTGTGGGGGTCCTGCACAGCTGGAGAAGGGCACCCACTTGGCTGGGTCCTGCTGTGGCTCCACTGTGCCCGTGGACTGCTGCAGGTATCCAAGGAACTCCACGTCTTGCTGGCTGTCCTGGCCGGCGGCAGGGGAGAGGCCGAGCTCCCTGGCCTCCATGGCACTGGCATTCCCGCTGCTGGAGGGGCACGTGGGGCCAGGGCAGGTGCTCTCTAAGCCCACGCCGCTGTCGTCAGctgtgggcagctgctgcttgtaGCCCTGGGGCTCGGGGCCTGAGGAGCAGCTCAGTTCGAAGGAGGAGGCATGCAGGCAAATGCCACTGTCGGTGCTGGTGTAGCTGCTGTCTCCACTCCCCATGGAcctcagccccagcaggtgCATCCGATCCTCGGGCCACGCTGGAAGCCTCCAGCCATTCTCCAGGGGCAACTGGgctctgccagtgctgccaTCGGGGCCACTGTCCTGCTGGGGCTCCTGGCACAGGAATAGCTGCTGCACAGGGTCTGCGTCCGGGCTGCCAGAGGATGAGGAGTCCTGTTCCACCCACAGCGAGCTCTGCTTTATGAAAGATTtctgggagggaaagaaaagaggggagTGAGCTGTGCTTCATCCCTGCTTGTTGTCTGCCTCTCCCAACAGCTACCCAAGCTCATGCCAGGCACAAAGGGTGCTGTGTGCCCAGCTGCCTTACCAGGACGGACGGTGGCCTCATGGGTTTCTTTATGTAGGTGCACACCAGTAGAGCCCCCAGGAGACCCAAGAGCAACAGGGTGATGAAGGAGGAGCTGACGATGCTCAGGAGAAGCTCCGCACTCCCTGCAAGAAAGGACGTGCCCAGGTGAGGGGGGGAAAGACAGAGTCCTCAGCACACATAGCACAGAGCCCCTGCAAGCAGGGGTACAGAGCACTGCCCTGGTGCAGACCCCCAGGGCCAGGAGGCTAAGGAGAGTCCGCATCCTGCAAGAGCCCCCCTTCCCTGGCTCCACCACCACTTACTGTCTCTCTTGCTGATGGTGACGCACTGCTCGTTGGTGCGCGTGGTGCGGGTGTGCCGGCTGGCCACGTCGGGCTCCACGCTGATGCAGTACTCCATGTCCCAGAAGAGGTTGCTGATGTTGAACTCCGGGGTGGTCTCCATCAACTCGTACTGCAATGGGCAGAGCACAGGCTGGTACCTGAGAGCCCCAGGCTTCCGTGGGAATGCTGGGCCCCgtgctttcct contains:
- the SMIM35 gene encoding small integral membrane protein 35 — encoded protein: MDPRAEQEPINVLGIVLGVGLALLILVLFGYTLVRWYKRGQCWHGPDFVFNLYHTRGLGSVELVPPFSISGSLSGAGSSYVPFCNRGP
- the IL10RA gene encoding interleukin-10 receptor subunit alpha, yielding MAPSAAALALCVALLLASQTDGEKLGSPTRVRFAAEIAHHLLRWEPGHNNPSDIRYEVEHKVYGRNFSWTAIPDCMKISGHSCDLTRYTLDPALRYYARVRAVLGNRTSPWQRTNAFSPQEASLRLSGQSLSVKGNTIYVQLQLLLKAGNLTVKYDDIQKHMKRYRVYVRRAQDNRTYELMETTPEFNISNLFWDMEYCISVEPDVASRHTRTTRTNEQCVTISKRDRSAELLLSIVSSSFITLLLLGLLGALLVCTYIKKPMRPPSVLKSFIKQSSLWVEQDSSSSGSPDADPVQQLFLCQEPQQDSGPDGSTGRAQLPLENGWRLPAWPEDRMHLLGLRSMGSGDSSYTSTDSGICLHASSFELSCSSGPEPQGYKQQLPTADDSGVGLESTCPGPTCPSSSGNASAMEARELGLSPAAGQDSQQDVEFLGYLQQSTGTVEPQQDPAKWVPFSSCAGPPQGPGSADIVLDVECSELAVAKGYLKQSTAGIPRSHVQDLAPRGPPQEPTAWDFSSQVGPQVPTLLSYGDPGAPLVSKASPELLKAPFDPSIINTDLLGTLPLISSLSTNQWLTLQMNPLSLLNGDSKDSRL